A region of Procambarus clarkii isolate CNS0578487 chromosome 48, FALCON_Pclarkii_2.0, whole genome shotgun sequence DNA encodes the following proteins:
- the LOC123764649 gene encoding uncharacterized protein gives MSLLFIQPCSAKSPPDHLQPCSAKSPPDHLQPCSAKSPPDHLQPCSAKSPPDHLEPCSAKSPPDHLQPCSAKSPPDHLEPCSAKSPPDHLQPCSAKSPPDHLQPCSAKSPPDHLQPCSAKSPPDHLQPCSAKPPPDHLQPCSAKSPPDHLQPCSAKSPSDHLQPCSAKSPPDHLQPCSAKSPPDHLQPCSAKSPPDHLQPCSAKSPPDHLQPCSAKSPPDHLQPCSAKSPPDHLQPCSAKPRPTTSSRARPSPRPTTSSRARPSPRPTTSSRARPSPRPTTSSRARPSPRPTTSSRARPSLRPTTSSRARPSLRPTTSSRARPSSRPTTSSRARPSSRPTTSSPVLGQVPARPPPAVLGQAPPDHLQPCSAKSPPDHLQPCSAKSPPDHLQPCSAKSPPDHLQPCSAKSPPDHLQPCSAKSSPDHLQPCSAKSPPDHLQPCSAKSPPDHLQPCSAKPPPDHL, from the exons ATGTCATTGTTGTTTATCCAGCCGTGCTCGGCCAAGTCCCCGCCCGACCACCTCCAGCCGTGCTCGGCCAAGTCCCCGCCCGACCACCTCCAGCCGTGCTCGGCCAAGTCCCCGCCCGACCACCTCCAGCCGTGCTCGGCCAAGTCCCCGCCCGACCACCTCGAGCCGTGCTCGGCCAAGTCCCCGCCCGACCACCTCCAGCCGTGCTCGGCCAAGTCCCCGCCCGACCACCTCGAGCCGTGCTCGGCCAAGTCCCCGCCCGACCACCTCCAGCCGTGCTCGGCCAAGTCCCCGCCCGACCACCTCCAGCCGTGCTCGGCCAAGTCCCCGCCCGACCACCTCCAGCCGTGCTCGGCCAAGTCCCCGCCCGACCACCTCCAGCCGTGCTCGGCCAAGCCTCCGCCCGACCACCTCCAGCCGTGCTCGGCCAAGTCCCCGCCCGACCACCTCCAGCCGTGCTCGGCCAAGTCCCCGTCCGACCACCTCCAGCCGTGCTCGGCCAAGTCCCCGCCCGACCACCTCCAGCCGTGCTCGGCCAAGTCCCCGCCCGACCACCTCCAGCCGTGCTCGGCCAAGTCCCCGCCCGACCACCTCCAGCCGTGCTCGGCCAAGTCCCCGCCCGACCACCTCCAGCCGTGCTCGGCCAAGTCCCCGCCCGACCACCTCCAGCCGTGCTCGGCCAAGTCCCCGCCCGACCACCTCCAGCCGTGCTCGGCCAAGCCCCGCCCGACCACCTCCAGCCGTGCTCGGCCAAGTCCCCGCCCGACCACCTCCAGCCGTGCTCGGCCAAGTCCTCGCCCGACCACCTCCAGCCGTGCTCGGCCAAGTCCCCGCCCGACCACCTCCAGCCGTGCTCGGCCAAGTCCCCGCCCGACCACCTCCAGCCGTGCTCGGCCAAGCCTCCGCCCGACCACCTCCAGCCGTGCTCGGCCAAGCCTCCGCCCGACCACCTCCAGCCGTGCTCGGCCAAGTTCCCGCCCGACCACCTCCAGCCGTGCTCGGCCAAGTTCCCGCCCGACCACCTCCAGCC CCGTGCTCGGCCAAGTCCCCGCCCGACCACCTCCAGCCGTGCTCGGCCAAGCCCCGCCCGACCACCTCCAGCCGTGCTCGGCCAAGTCCCCGCCCGACCACCTCCAGCCGTGCTCGGCCAAGTCCCCGCCCGACCACCTCCAGCCGTGCTCGGCCAAGTCCCCGCCCGACCACCTCCAGCCGTGCTCGGCCAAGTCCCCGCCCGACCACCTCCAGCCGTGCTCGGCCAAGTCCTCGCCCGACCACCTCCAGCCGTGCTCGGCCAAGTCCCCGCCCGACCACCTCCAGCCGTGCTCGGCCAAGTCCCCGCCCGACCACCTCCAGCCGTGCTCGGCCAAGCCCCCGCCCGACCACCTCTAG
- the LOC138351000 gene encoding uncharacterized protein — protein sequence MGGDPQKFDESSLIEVTPGHTVLPPEVTPGHTVLPPEVTPGHTVLPPEVTPGHTVLPPEVTPGHTVLPPEVTPGHTVLPPEVTPGHTVLPPEVTPGHTVLPPEVTPGHTVLPPEVTPGHTVLPPEVTPGHTVLPPEVTPGHTVLPPEVTPGHTVLPPEVTPGHTVLPPEVTPGHTVLPPEVTPGHTVLPPEVTPGHTVLPPEVTPGHTVLPPEVTPGHTVLPPEVTPGHTVLPPEVTPGHTVLPPEVTPGHTVLPPEVTPGHTVLPPEVTPGHTVLPPGVTPGHTVLPPEVTPGHTVLPPGVTPGHTVLPPEVTPGHTVLPPEVTPGHTVLPPGVTPGHTVLPPEVTPGHTVLPPGVTPGHTVLPPGVTPGHTVLPPEVTPGHTVLPPGVTPGHTVLPPEVTPGHTVLPPGVTPGHTVLPPEVTPGHTVLPPEVTPGHTVLPPGVTPGHTVLPPEVTPGHTVLPPGVTPGHTVLPPGVTPGHTVLPPEVTPGHTVLPPEVTPGQHYTTTRCDTRATLYYPQR from the coding sequence AGGTGACACCAGGTCACACTGTACTACCCCCAGAGGTGACACCAGGTCACACTGTACTACCCCCAGAGGTGACACCAGGTCACACTGTACTACCCCCAGAGGTGACACCAGGTCACACTGTACTACCCCCAGAGGTGACACCAGGTCACACTGTACTACCCCCAGAGGTGACACCAGGTCACACTGTACTACCCCCAGAGGTGACACCAGGTCACACTGTACTACCCCCAGAGGTGACACCAGGTCACACTGTACTACCCCCAGAGGTGACACCAGGTCACACTGTACTACCCCCAGAGGTGACACCAGGTCACACTGTACTACCCCCAGAGGTGACACCAGGTCACACTGTACTACCCCCAGAGGTGACACCAGGTCACACTGTACTACCCCCAGAGGTGACACCAGGTCACACTGTACTACCCCCAGAGGTGACACCAGGTCACACTGTACTACCCCCAGAGGTGACACCAGGCCACACTGTACTACCCCCAGAGGTGACACCAGGTCACACTGTACTACCCCCAGAGGTGACACCAGGTCACACTGTACTACCCCCAGAGGTGACACCAGGTCACACTGTACTACCCCCAGAGGTGACACCAGGCCACACTGTACTACCCCCAGAGGTGACACCAGGCCACACTGTACTACCCCCAGAGGTGACACCAGGTCACACTGTACTACCCCCAGAGGTGACACCAGGTCACACTGTACTACCCCCAGAGGTGACACCAGGTCACACTGTACTACCCCCAGAGGTGACACCAGGTCACACTGTACTACCCCCAGGTGTTACACCAGGTCACACTGTACTACCCCCAGAGGTGACACCAGGTCACACTGTACTACCCCCAGGTGTGACACCAGGTCACACTGTACTACCCCCAGAGGTGACACCAGGTCACACTGTACTACCCCCAGAGGTGACACCAGGTCACACTGTACTACCCCCAGGTGTGACACCAGGTCACACTGTACTACCCCCAGAGGTGACACCAGGCCACACTGTACTACCCCCAGGTGTTACTCCAGGTCACACTGTACTACCCCCAGGTGTGACACCAGGTCACACTGTACTACCCCCAGAGGTGACACCAGGTCACACTGTACTACCCCCAGGTGTTACACCAGGTCACACTGTACTACCCCCAGAGGTGACACCAGGTCACACTGTACTACCCCCAGGTGTGACACCAGGTCACACTGTACTACCCCCAGAGGTGACACCAGGTCACACTGTACTACCCCCAGAGGTGACACCAGGTCACACTGTACTACCCCCAGGTGTGACACCAGGTCACACTGTACTACCCCCAGAGGTGACACCAGGCCACACTGTACTACCCCCAGGTGTGACACCAGGTCACACTGTACTACCCCCAGGTGTGACACCAGGTCACACTGTACTACCCCCAGAGGTGACACCAGGCCACACTGTACTACCCCCAGAGGTGACACCAGGTCAACACTATACTACCACCAGGTGtgacaccagggccacactatacTACCCCCAGAGGTGA